The Thermodesulfovibrionia bacterium genome contains a region encoding:
- a CDS encoding ATP-binding protein: protein MIVTTRRDINLTEEKLLRAQKEKTVLLSDRIAHGIMVLMLKSRWKDLQTMMESLVKDSEELKEIRIFLPDDGTIVVSSDPADIGKKIYDEDLAKYREGNHFEPFMIKKNDMIYASKLTMIKNSSACHKCHGAEKDVLGVMDVELSLAKVHSDLQDFEKEHYLDAFIGFSLIMGTFLFVIAILIDRPFNRMVRTIKKIEKGDLSARMDIKSKDEIGLLAKSFDNMVEALESAKNELELTHEQQMERAAKLATIGEVVAGIAHEIKNPLTGISCAVQLLQADLSEDSSQKVITDKILNQVKRLDRTVKDLLSYAKPKAAHFLPFNINEVIDRAVFLIYPEAKSLNVKINTQIEEELPDIVMDPDQMQQVALNLMINSLQAMPEGGELTIKAYKTNYKELDDSLKKELSRGEKLILSFEDTGKGISSEDMEYIFEPFFTRKTKGSGLGLSITRKIIREHGGVLNCESELGKGSLFTIYLPITKQ, encoded by the coding sequence ATGATTGTAACTACCCGGAGGGATATTAATCTGACCGAAGAGAAGCTTCTTAGGGCACAGAAGGAGAAGACTGTCCTGCTTTCTGACAGGATAGCCCACGGCATAATGGTTCTTATGTTGAAGAGCAGGTGGAAAGATCTCCAGACAATGATGGAAAGCCTTGTCAAGGACAGTGAAGAACTGAAAGAGATCCGGATATTTCTTCCTGATGACGGCACCATAGTTGTCTCATCAGATCCCGCTGACATTGGGAAAAAGATATATGATGAAGACCTGGCAAAGTACCGTGAGGGAAATCATTTCGAGCCCTTCATGATCAAGAAGAATGATATGATCTATGCATCCAAGCTGACAATGATAAAAAATAGTTCCGCGTGCCACAAATGTCATGGGGCTGAAAAAGATGTGCTCGGTGTCATGGATGTTGAGTTATCCCTCGCAAAGGTTCATTCAGATCTTCAAGATTTTGAAAAGGAACATTATTTAGATGCCTTTATTGGCTTTTCACTCATAATGGGAACCTTTTTATTTGTAATAGCCATCCTGATAGACAGGCCTTTTAATCGTATGGTGCGTACTATAAAGAAGATAGAGAAGGGCGACCTTTCCGCCAGAATGGATATAAAGAGCAAAGATGAGATCGGGCTTCTGGCAAAGAGTTTTGATAATATGGTAGAGGCGCTTGAATCTGCAAAAAATGAGCTTGAACTGACGCATGAGCAGCAGATGGAGAGGGCTGCCAAACTTGCAACTATCGGGGAGGTAGTTGCAGGAATCGCTCATGAGATAAAGAATCCCTTAACAGGCATCAGCTGTGCGGTGCAGCTTCTGCAGGCTGACCTGAGTGAGGACAGCAGCCAGAAGGTCATAACAGACAAAATATTAAATCAGGTCAAGAGGCTTGACAGGACAGTAAAGGACCTGCTGAGCTATGCAAAGCCTAAGGCCGCCCACTTTCTGCCGTTTAATATTAATGAAGTTATTGACAGGGCGGTCTTTCTTATTTATCCTGAAGCTAAAAGCCTTAATGTGAAGATCAATACTCAGATAGAAGAAGAATTGCCTGATATTGTAATGGACCCTGACCAGATGCAGCAGGTTGCGCTGAACCTGATGATCAATTCACTCCAGGCAATGCCTGAAGGCGGGGAACTCACGATAAAGGCATATAAAACGAATTATAAAGAGCTTGACGATTCTTTAAAGAAGGAGTTAAGCAGGGGCGAAAAACTGATCCTCAGCTTTGAGGATACAGGGAAAGGCATATCCTCTGAAGATATGGAATATATTTTTGAGCCGTTCTTCACCAGAAAAACAAAGGGTTCCGGCCTTGGCCTGTCCATTACCCGAAAGATCATTCGTGAGCACGGCGGGGTGCTCAATTGTGAGAGTGAACTTGGCAAGGGTTCTCTCTTTACGATATACTTGCCGATAACGAAGCAATAG
- a CDS encoding sigma-54 dependent transcriptional regulator, giving the protein MHNVKILVVDDEELIRSSIKKHLDKEGYEVLTAESGDEGLKTLKVQLPDIVLLDLHMPGISGMETLEAIKKFNKDTVVVIITAHGAIETAVTAIKLGAYDFVEKPFELNRVSIIIKKALENVDLKREVNFLRSEQHQKYNFDSIICESEIMSNMVALAKRISESDANTVLIQGESGTGKTLISRVIHYHSPRASKPFVEVTCTALPETLVESELFGYEKGSFTDAKASKKGLFEMADGGTVYLDEVGDMKPSTQAKFLKVIEEKTFMRIGGLKETAVDVRIIATTNRNLKEEVKRGNFREDLYYRLNVIPLEFPALRQRKEDIIPTAMHFINTMRRECRRNITGISKEAQELLLNYNWPGNIRELKNVVERVFILGTDGPMLPSHLPLEILNYGSGPVHKNEDSENRAQSGEFSFNLPGDGISIENIEKEFIIQALQVTRDNQTKAAKLLGLSRDALRYRMQKFKLIE; this is encoded by the coding sequence TTGCATAATGTGAAAATTCTTGTCGTTGATGATGAGGAACTGATAAGGTCTTCGATTAAAAAGCACCTTGATAAAGAGGGCTATGAGGTGCTGACAGCAGAAAGCGGAGATGAGGGTCTGAAGACACTGAAGGTCCAGCTTCCGGATATAGTTCTGCTTGATCTTCATATGCCCGGCATCAGCGGAATGGAGACCCTTGAGGCGATAAAAAAATTCAACAAGGATACCGTTGTTGTCATCATAACTGCTCATGGTGCTATAGAAACGGCTGTCACTGCAATAAAGCTCGGCGCATATGATTTCGTGGAAAAGCCTTTTGAATTGAACAGGGTATCAATAATTATTAAAAAGGCATTGGAGAATGTTGACCTGAAGAGAGAGGTCAATTTTCTCAGGAGCGAGCAGCATCAAAAATACAATTTTGACAGCATTATCTGCGAATCCGAGATAATGTCAAACATGGTTGCCCTTGCAAAGAGAATTTCTGAAAGTGATGCAAATACCGTATTGATCCAGGGTGAAAGCGGCACAGGTAAAACCCTTATTTCCAGAGTAATTCATTATCATAGCCCAAGGGCCTCAAAGCCTTTTGTCGAGGTAACCTGTACGGCGCTGCCCGAGACGCTTGTTGAGAGCGAGCTGTTTGGATATGAAAAGGGCTCATTCACCGATGCCAAGGCGTCAAAGAAAGGCCTATTTGAAATGGCTGACGGCGGCACAGTATACCTTGATGAAGTTGGGGATATGAAGCCATCGACACAGGCAAAGTTCCTCAAGGTGATAGAGGAAAAAACCTTCATGAGGATAGGCGGGCTCAAAGAGACTGCCGTTGATGTCAGGATCATAGCTACTACAAACAGGAACCTGAAAGAAGAGGTCAAGAGAGGCAATTTCAGAGAAGACCTTTATTACAGGCTTAATGTGATACCTTTGGAGTTTCCGGCTTTAAGGCAGAGAAAAGAGGATATTATACCTACGGCGATGCATTTTATTAATACCATGAGAAGAGAGTGCAGGAGGAATATCACAGGGATATCAAAAGAGGCCCAGGAGCTTTTATTGAACTATAACTGGCCCGGAAACATCAGAGAACTTAAGAATGTTGTTGAGAGGGTTTTTATACTTGGAACTGACGGCCCGATGCTTCCAAGCCACCTTCCGCTTGAGATATTGAATTATGGAAGCGGCCCCGTTCATAAAAATGAAGATTCTGAAAATAGAGCACAATCAGGTGAATTCAGCTTTAACCTGCCTGGTGACGGGATATCAATAGAAAATATTGAGAAGGAATTTATTATTCAGGCGCTTCAGGTTACGAGGGACAACCAGACCAAGGCTGCTAAACTCCTTGGCCTTTCCAGGGATGCTCTTAGGTACAGGATGCAGAAGTTTAAACTGATCGAATAA
- the fabF gene encoding beta-ketoacyl-ACP synthase II, which produces MTHRRVVITGVGMVSPLGTGTEKSWNGLIQGRSGVARITHFDPDGYPCQIAAEVKDFVIDDYIDVKEQKKMDRFIHFALAASSMAMEDSGLIITDDMAERVGVIVGAGMGGLPAIERYAKILNEKGPKRITPFFIPMTIINLAAGQISIRFGAKGPNSAVVTACASGTHSIGDSFKLIQNNIADVMIAGGTEATISPLAIAGFSAMKALSTRNEEPEKASRPFDKDRDGFVMGEGSGIMILEELEHALKRGAKIYAEITGYGMTSDAYHLSSPAPEGEGAARCMKAAINDAGIKPEDVDYINAHGTSTRYGDELETTAIKNVFGEHAYKLCVSSTKSMTGHLLGAAGGVEAVVCALSIFNKIVPPTMNLDNPDPECDLDYVPNKSRKLDIRSAISNSFGFGGTNASIVIKRYSQF; this is translated from the coding sequence ATGACGCATAGAAGGGTAGTTATAACAGGGGTTGGCATGGTCTCCCCCTTGGGAACAGGCACAGAAAAGTCATGGAACGGGCTGATACAAGGCCGTTCGGGAGTCGCCAGGATAACTCACTTCGATCCTGACGGTTACCCGTGCCAGATAGCGGCTGAAGTAAAAGACTTTGTTATAGACGACTATATCGATGTCAAAGAGCAGAAGAAGATGGATCGGTTCATCCACTTCGCTCTGGCTGCTTCAAGCATGGCTATGGAGGATTCCGGACTTATTATCACTGATGATATGGCTGAAAGAGTCGGTGTCATAGTCGGTGCGGGTATGGGCGGCTTGCCTGCGATTGAGCGGTACGCCAAGATACTCAATGAAAAAGGCCCGAAGAGGATCACTCCTTTTTTTATCCCCATGACGATCATAAACCTTGCCGCGGGACAGATATCCATCAGATTCGGGGCCAAGGGTCCTAATTCCGCAGTTGTCACTGCCTGCGCAAGCGGCACTCATTCAATAGGTGACTCGTTCAAATTGATCCAGAACAATATTGCTGATGTTATGATCGCAGGAGGCACCGAAGCCACTATAAGCCCGCTGGCGATAGCAGGCTTTTCCGCAATGAAAGCGCTTTCAACGAGAAATGAAGAACCAGAGAAGGCGAGCCGGCCTTTTGATAAGGACAGGGACGGTTTTGTCATGGGCGAAGGGTCAGGAATCATGATACTTGAGGAGCTTGAACACGCATTGAAGAGAGGCGCAAAGATATACGCTGAGATAACAGGATACGGCATGACCTCTGACGCTTACCACTTATCAAGCCCCGCGCCTGAGGGTGAAGGGGCCGCAAGATGCATGAAGGCCGCTATTAATGATGCAGGTATAAAACCCGAAGATGTTGACTATATAAACGCCCATGGAACCTCAACAAGATACGGTGACGAGCTTGAGACCACAGCTATAAAAAATGTCTTCGGGGAACACGCCTATAAGTTATGCGTAAGTTCAACAAAGTCTATGACCGGACATCTTCTTGGGGCCGCAGGCGGCGTTGAAGCTGTTGTATGCGCGCTCAGCATATTTAACAAAATAGTGCCTCCAACTATGAACCTTGATAACCCTGATCCGGAATGTGATCTCGACTATGTGCCTAACAAGTCGAGGAAGCTCGATATAAGATCAGCGATCTCCAACTCTTTTGGATTCGGCGGGACAAATGCCAGCATCGTCATTAAAAGATATAGCCAGTTTTGA
- a CDS encoding Wzy polymerase domain-containing protein translates to MTQLLKIFERLPIVVISIILLCIMHISIPNMGGTVAHPREYFIWIGLFTLVLLSVIHAVINKSFILPSYLKYFIAYVILILSTSIFNPIINIDIFTINALRLIGALIIWLGIHQFDFNKKAKENILLIVMASCVIESIMIMLKFFVNSYYIHSFGIGFAMKIITLTKYIPDVGGAFQQKNLFASWTATGIAICLYFITTERFNGYKNIKKVFFYFYLFILSAGLMVASSRAGLVGAALAMMILLPTNWRAYSGIRKHLAIWTLVLAVGISAGFYLISTKSSGAGSIESTETAAKERVNWLSDTSQRSFSERLIMYDTSYEMFKNKPFFGQGFSNFGSTFMFYKADVSKDNPRYKGMVYNEFISHPHNELLYILSECGIAGILAVMIALFGIWKILRETGIRQAGISIALFMPLLLHMMVEYPLKLSSAHTFLFIILLYLLTSQNEKKAGLEKLSRPLLLAVVLFAVLLYAGIAGYALKTFYDYSRYNHFKQLYMNTNIISEEDILPAVSNIYLRNWAEPDYMYRKALEAAYAPNMNMEVINKFLSWNELEKKRRPGLPSFHLEGLIYFKMGRLDPGNSLTYFKKARITTEEGLNLYPNDANLTSLRQEIISTAIGGFRR, encoded by the coding sequence TTGACACAGCTACTAAAGATATTCGAAAGATTGCCGATTGTTGTAATATCAATTATTCTGCTATGCATTATGCATATCTCCATCCCAAACATGGGAGGGACGGTCGCGCATCCGCGTGAATATTTCATCTGGATCGGATTATTTACCCTCGTTCTGCTTTCTGTCATACACGCTGTTATCAATAAGTCTTTTATCCTGCCTTCATATTTAAAATATTTCATCGCATATGTGATCCTTATTTTATCAACCAGCATATTTAATCCGATAATAAATATTGACATCTTCACAATAAACGCCCTGCGCCTTATCGGTGCTTTAATAATATGGCTCGGCATCCATCAGTTTGATTTTAATAAGAAGGCAAAAGAGAATATTCTTCTAATAGTAATGGCCTCTTGTGTCATTGAATCCATAATGATAATGCTGAAGTTTTTCGTCAATTCATATTATATCCATTCATTCGGGATAGGCTTCGCCATGAAAATAATAACCCTTACAAAATACATACCGGATGTCGGAGGTGCGTTCCAGCAGAAGAACCTCTTTGCTTCATGGACAGCAACAGGGATCGCAATATGCCTGTATTTCATAACAACTGAAAGGTTCAATGGATATAAGAATATAAAGAAAGTGTTTTTTTATTTTTACCTTTTTATATTATCTGCAGGCCTTATGGTTGCAAGCTCAAGGGCAGGCCTTGTAGGCGCAGCGCTCGCTATGATGATACTGCTACCTACAAATTGGCGGGCATACTCAGGCATAAGAAAACATCTTGCAATATGGACTCTGGTGCTTGCAGTCGGGATCAGCGCGGGGTTCTATCTTATAAGCACAAAAAGCAGCGGGGCCGGATCGATCGAGAGTACTGAAACAGCGGCAAAAGAGAGGGTGAACTGGCTGTCAGACACCAGCCAGCGGTCATTCTCTGAACGGCTTATAATGTATGACACGTCATATGAGATGTTTAAGAATAAACCTTTTTTCGGCCAGGGCTTCTCTAACTTCGGCAGCACCTTCATGTTTTATAAGGCAGACGTCTCAAAAGACAACCCGCGTTATAAGGGTATGGTCTATAACGAATTCATAAGCCATCCCCACAATGAACTTCTCTATATTCTTTCTGAATGCGGTATCGCCGGCATTCTGGCTGTCATGATCGCACTTTTCGGCATATGGAAAATACTCAGGGAGACAGGCATAAGGCAGGCCGGAATATCCATTGCGCTTTTTATGCCTCTCCTTCTGCATATGATGGTCGAGTATCCGCTGAAGCTGTCTTCTGCGCATACATTCCTTTTTATTATACTTCTATATTTATTAACCTCTCAAAATGAAAAAAAAGCAGGACTTGAAAAACTGAGCAGGCCGTTATTACTTGCTGTTGTTTTATTTGCCGTGCTGCTGTATGCGGGCATCGCCGGATACGCGCTTAAAACATTTTACGACTACAGCAGGTACAACCATTTCAAGCAACTTTATATGAATACAAATATCATCTCAGAGGAAGACATTCTGCCCGCAGTCAGTAATATATATCTGAGAAACTGGGCTGAACCGGATTACATGTACAGAAAAGCTCTTGAAGCCGCCTATGCTCCGAACATGAACATGGAGGTTATAAATAAGTTCCTTTCATGGAATGAGCTGGAAAAGAAGAGAAGGCCCGGACTGCCGTCATTTCATCTTGAGGGATTGATCTATTTCAAAATGGGCCGGCTTGATCCCGGGAACTCCCTTACATATTTTAAGAAAGCGAGAATAACTACAGAGGAAGGATTGAATCTATATCCTAATGACGCAAACCTCACATCACTAAGGCAGGAGATAATCTCAACTGCAATAGGAGGTTTTAGAAGATAA
- a CDS encoding tetratricopeptide repeat protein, with the protein MNIRGPIKIFLLTLIAVMLFPAFVIAEYSDKPDAGTFFKLGLNLAEKMQYSEAIDNFQQAAKLKPEYAEAYFHMGNAYYKIHRYTDAMDAYKMAVKISPNYEEAYISLGVVSSMLRKYDQAIDALKKAVKVNSQSSAAYYNLGNIYMDIDETSKAVEAYKEAVRINPDFASARYNLGVAYLELKQDSLNPAIEQYKALLNLDKKLAKDLDELINKAKE; encoded by the coding sequence ATGAATATAAGAGGCCCAATCAAAATATTTCTGTTAACTCTCATTGCTGTTATGCTCTTCCCGGCATTTGTAATCGCGGAATATTCAGATAAGCCTGATGCCGGGACCTTTTTTAAGCTTGGGCTGAATCTGGCTGAAAAGATGCAATACTCTGAGGCAATCGATAATTTCCAGCAAGCTGCTAAACTTAAGCCTGAATATGCTGAAGCATATTTTCATATGGGCAATGCCTATTACAAGATACATAGATATACCGATGCAATGGACGCATATAAAATGGCGGTTAAGATATCACCGAATTATGAAGAGGCGTATATTTCTCTCGGAGTCGTCTCATCAATGCTGCGTAAATATGACCAGGCTATAGATGCGCTTAAGAAGGCGGTAAAGGTTAACTCACAGAGTTCAGCCGCATACTATAATCTCGGCAATATATACATGGATATTGATGAAACATCAAAGGCTGTTGAGGCTTATAAGGAGGCGGTCAGGATCAACCCGGATTTTGCATCTGCCCGTTATAATCTTGGAGTGGCTTATCTTGAGCTTAAACAAGATTCCTTAAATCCTGCAATTGAGCAATATAAGGCATTGCTGAACCTTGATAAAAAACTTGCGAAGGATTTGGACGAACTGATCAATAAGGCCAAAGAGTAA
- the fabG gene encoding 3-oxoacyl-[acyl-carrier-protein] reductase produces MRLKGKNALITGSAQGIGMAIALAMAKEGANICIADIKVDNTGDLIAEINKSGVRCISTKLDVSSQESVTNAFETFINEFGSIDILVNNAGITRDSLALRMKEDDWDAVININLKGTFLCSKEAIKIMSKQRSGKIINISSVVAFIGNPGQINYSASKAGVIGITKTIAKEYAGRGIRVNAIAPGFIKTAMTEALPEKVKEDMKNAIPLREFGTPEDVANASIFLASNESDYLTGQVIHVNGGMYM; encoded by the coding sequence ATGAGACTCAAAGGTAAAAACGCGCTTATTACAGGCTCTGCCCAGGGCATCGGGATGGCTATTGCGCTTGCGATGGCAAAAGAAGGAGCTAATATATGCATAGCTGACATTAAAGTAGATAACACAGGGGATCTTATTGCGGAGATAAACAAGTCGGGTGTCAGGTGCATTAGCACAAAACTTGATGTCTCCAGCCAGGAAAGCGTAACAAACGCCTTTGAGACATTTATCAATGAGTTCGGCAGCATTGATATCCTTGTAAATAATGCCGGCATCACAAGGGATTCACTGGCTTTGAGAATGAAGGAAGACGATTGGGACGCGGTGATAAATATCAACCTGAAAGGAACCTTTCTCTGCTCTAAAGAGGCGATAAAGATAATGTCAAAACAGCGGTCAGGAAAGATAATCAACATCTCATCCGTCGTTGCATTTATAGGGAATCCCGGACAGATTAACTACAGCGCGTCAAAGGCCGGCGTTATAGGGATTACAAAGACGATCGCAAAAGAGTATGCTGGCCGCGGAATAAGGGTAAACGCCATAGCCCCGGGCTTCATTAAAACTGCCATGACCGAAGCCCTGCCTGAAAAAGTAAAGGAAGATATGAAGAACGCGATCCCGCTCAGAGAGTTCGGCACTCCTGAAGATGTTGCAAATGCATCCATATTCCTCGCCTCAAATGAGTCTGATTATCTTACAGGACAGGTGATCCATGTAAATGGCGGAATGTATATGTAG
- a CDS encoding Wzy polymerase domain-containing protein — protein MIKRIYLWILALLFLVISHITIRNFGAPLVLPVAYFVWITLSGLVLLSVIHIFNEWKITVPRLSLYILIFLLSLLPSALFNPIIDRHSFIFETAGLIGGIIFFIALHQCELSDEEKERLLYAIFISGMIESLISLFQYFNPEISIFLIAAPAPIKVFGNFQHQNILASYLATSIVISLYLLTGQIFRGFSSWLKTLFYLIVLLMCFIIFLTGSRAGVIEAGAGALILLAARYVHYREKALYPFIWLMMICLGITGSVAAEKYYYKRDSALSSVGQKIEMTMESMSGDEVKDMRVPMYLTAVNMIKDRPLIGHGPGSFGSKFMHYRSRLAKEHPEYPYEVAFTLHPHNEFLYRTAESGLLGGTGLLLVGVGFMVCLIKLGRERGGTYAAFLFPIAFDTQVSYPLYQSMPHWALFLFLLYLPSSYFIKEIRIKPVRLLKTGALATAAMLFMVITYLSITTLNLQRAMKKYQDLLIIGLVRPELIEPAVDNVYLEQLGKRFYFDANFRIGLLNGDKKSIEDFADFCIKEKEVFPHPDVYQRGSFSLYVVGRKDEAYKLLEEGLGLYPGWNSMVKLKQDFESSDAK, from the coding sequence ATGATAAAGAGAATTTATTTATGGATACTTGCGCTGCTCTTTCTGGTGATTTCACATATAACCATAAGGAACTTCGGCGCGCCGCTTGTCCTGCCTGTGGCATATTTTGTCTGGATAACTCTGTCAGGACTTGTGCTTCTTTCAGTGATACATATATTCAATGAATGGAAGATAACAGTCCCGCGCCTTTCCTTATATATATTAATCTTTCTGTTATCACTGCTTCCTTCTGCCCTCTTTAATCCGATAATAGACAGGCATTCATTTATATTTGAAACAGCCGGGCTCATTGGCGGGATAATATTCTTTATAGCCTTACATCAATGTGAGCTTTCTGATGAGGAGAAGGAGCGGCTCTTATATGCAATATTCATCTCCGGCATGATAGAGTCGCTGATAAGTTTGTTTCAGTACTTCAACCCTGAAATAAGCATCTTTCTTATAGCAGCGCCTGCCCCGATCAAGGTATTTGGCAATTTCCAGCACCAAAATATCCTTGCCTCATATCTTGCGACATCTATTGTGATATCGCTTTATCTTTTAACAGGGCAGATATTCAGGGGATTCAGCAGTTGGCTTAAAACTCTCTTTTATCTTATTGTGCTGCTCATGTGCTTTATTATTTTTCTCACAGGCTCAAGGGCAGGAGTGATAGAGGCAGGAGCCGGAGCGCTTATACTCCTGGCAGCGAGGTACGTGCATTACAGAGAGAAGGCGCTCTACCCTTTCATATGGCTGATGATGATATGCTTGGGAATAACCGGCAGTGTGGCTGCTGAGAAGTATTACTACAAAAGGGACTCTGCGCTCAGCTCTGTAGGTCAGAAGATAGAGATGACGATGGAGAGCATGTCCGGGGATGAGGTAAAGGACATGAGGGTGCCGATGTACCTTACGGCAGTCAACATGATAAAAGACAGGCCGCTGATCGGCCACGGGCCCGGCAGCTTCGGCAGCAAGTTCATGCATTACAGGAGCAGGCTTGCCAAAGAACATCCTGAATATCCATATGAAGTTGCCTTTACGTTACATCCGCATAACGAGTTTTTATACAGGACTGCGGAGTCAGGCTTACTTGGCGGGACGGGGCTGCTGTTGGTCGGGGTTGGCTTTATGGTATGCCTTATCAAACTCGGCAGAGAGCGTGGCGGAACTTATGCGGCCTTTTTATTTCCGATAGCATTTGATACTCAGGTAAGTTATCCGCTTTACCAGTCCATGCCCCATTGGGCGCTCTTTCTTTTCTTACTATATCTGCCGTCGTCGTATTTCATAAAAGAGATCAGGATAAAACCTGTCAGACTGCTAAAGACAGGCGCGCTTGCTACTGCTGCCATGCTCTTTATGGTCATAACTTACCTCTCAATAACAACCCTCAATCTTCAGAGAGCTATGAAAAAATATCAGGACTTGCTTATTATAGGACTTGTCAGGCCTGAACTTATTGAACCTGCTGTCGACAATGTGTATCTTGAACAACTTGGCAAGAGGTTTTATTTTGATGCCAATTTCAGGATCGGACTTCTGAATGGTGACAAGAAATCAATAGAAGACTTTGCTGACTTTTGTATTAAGGAAAAAGAGGTCTTCCCTCATCCGGATGTATACCAAAGAGGGTCGTTCTCTCTATATGTCGTCGGGAGAAAAGATGAGGCATACAAGCTCCTTGAGGAAGGACTGGGTCTTTACCCCGGCTGGAACAGTATGGTCAAATTAAAACAGGATTTTGAATCTTCTGATGCGAAATAA
- the rnc gene encoding ribonuclease III: protein MPASSLKDIASFELSINYTFKKKSLAREALTHKSYSHENQEKHHPFNERFEFLGDSVLGLVISEHLFNHFRDYSEAKLSKLRSYLVQEATLAEAAERLDIGRHLLIGKGEEMSGGRNKPSLLANAFEAVIAAIFLDSGMKKAREFILSSLEPKILELVDNSLVMDFKTSLQELTQSRFGVLPEYQVKSEQGPEHDKLFEVSVQINNENYGTGHGRTKKAAEQMAAKESLKKIEKA from the coding sequence ATGCCAGCATCGTCATTAAAAGATATAGCCAGTTTTGAACTCTCAATAAATTACACCTTCAAGAAGAAATCTCTGGCAAGGGAAGCTCTTACTCACAAGTCTTATTCTCATGAGAATCAGGAAAAGCACCACCCTTTTAATGAGCGCTTTGAGTTTCTGGGAGATTCCGTGCTTGGATTGGTTATCAGCGAGCATCTCTTCAATCATTTCAGGGATTATTCCGAGGCAAAGCTTTCCAAACTAAGATCCTATTTAGTGCAGGAGGCAACTCTTGCAGAGGCTGCTGAGAGACTTGATATCGGCAGACATCTATTGATCGGCAAGGGGGAGGAGATGTCAGGCGGAAGAAACAAACCTTCCCTTCTTGCCAATGCCTTTGAAGCTGTTATCGCAGCGATTTTTCTTGACAGCGGAATGAAGAAGGCAAGAGAGTTTATCCTATCGTCTCTTGAGCCGAAAATACTGGAACTTGTTGACAACAGCCTTGTGATGGATTTCAAAACAAGCCTTCAGGAATTAACACAGTCGAGATTCGGCGTTCTGCCGGAATATCAGGTAAAAAGCGAGCAAGGCCCGGAACATGACAAGCTGTTTGAGGTCTCTGTTCAGATAAATAATGAGAACTATGGCACAGGCCACGGCAGGACAAAGAAGGCGGCAGAGCAGATGGCTGCGAAAGAAAGCCTCAAGAAGATAGAAAAGGCGTAG
- the acpP gene encoding acyl carrier protein has translation MSVEEKVKEIISKQLGVDAEKVTPESSFVDDLGADSLDTVELVMALEEAFNIEIPDEDAEKIIKVQDAIKYINEKSE, from the coding sequence ATGTCAGTTGAAGAAAAAGTCAAAGAGATAATCTCAAAACAGCTTGGTGTAGACGCAGAGAAGGTAACGCCTGAATCATCTTTTGTCGATGATCTGGGGGCTGATTCGCTCGATACGGTTGAACTCGTAATGGCACTTGAAGAAGCTTTCAATATAGAGATCCCGGACGAAGATGCAGAGAAGATAATAAAGGTTCAGGACGCCATAAAATACATTAACGAGAAGTCAGAATAA